A genomic stretch from Candidatus Vicinibacter proximus includes:
- a CDS encoding SDR family NAD(P)-dependent oxidoreductase: MKTVLVTGATGAIGKATALELAKNNCAVILLGRNADKLSKVKSEIIQATNNSDIETVVTDLSEPKSIKKAVDEIKSKHKSLSALVNVAAIFTKNRTENSQGLEYTFATNHLGPFILTNELLDLLKAGKPARVITVSAPSTTKINLDDINGKTKFSSGFLGAFGASKMMNIMFTYALARRLEGTEVTTSVFHPGLVKSELTKDMPKLLYYIFKTISSPPDKAAKMLCSLAIDSKYANSNGTFYKFDGKEIKSNRYSYDKDLQEELWKISEQLAG, from the coding sequence ATGAAAACAGTTTTAGTAACAGGAGCAACGGGTGCTATTGGCAAAGCCACAGCGCTTGAATTAGCAAAAAATAATTGTGCAGTAATTTTACTTGGACGAAATGCTGACAAGCTATCGAAAGTGAAATCTGAAATTATTCAAGCGACAAATAATAGCGACATTGAAACTGTAGTTACTGACCTGAGTGAGCCAAAATCAATCAAAAAGGCAGTTGATGAAATTAAAAGTAAACACAAATCCTTGAGCGCATTGGTGAATGTTGCTGCAATATTTACTAAGAACAGAACCGAAAATTCTCAGGGGCTTGAATATACCTTTGCCACCAATCATTTAGGCCCGTTTATCCTTACCAATGAATTGCTTGACCTCCTAAAAGCGGGTAAGCCTGCAAGAGTGATAACAGTTTCTGCGCCATCAACAACCAAAATAAATCTTGATGATATTAACGGGAAAACGAAATTCTCGTCAGGTTTCTTGGGTGCTTTTGGTGCTTCCAAAATGATGAATATTATGTTTACCTACGCGTTGGCAAGACGATTAGAAGGAACTGAAGTAACAACTAGTGTTTTTCATCCGGGACTAGTAAAATCTGAATTGACGAAAGACATGCCCAAACTTCTTTATTATATTTTTAAAACTATTTCTTCTCCACCCGACAAGGCGGCAAAAATGTTGTGCAGCTTAGCCATTGATAGTAAATATGCAAACTCGAACGGGACGTTTTATAAGTTTGACGGTAAAGAAATTAAATCGAACAGATACTCATACGACAAGGACTTGCAAGAGGAACTTTGGAAAATAAGTGAGCAACTTGCTGGTTAG
- a CDS encoding NAD(P)-binding domain-containing protein: MKIAVLGTGNVGDTIGSKLIEVGHTVMMGSRTVDNEKAKAFVAKHNGKATAGTFADAAAFGEIIFNCTAGVGSIEALKLAGDKNLNGKIIVDIANPLDFSKGMPPSLAICNTNSLGEEIQKEFPQTKVVKALNTMWCGLMVNPAMINGGDHSTFVSGNDAGSKEEVKKILKSFGWAEKNILDLGDITKSRGTEMYLPLWLSIYGATNNGAFNIKIVS; encoded by the coding sequence ATGAAAATAGCAGTATTAGGAACCGGCAATGTTGGAGACACCATCGGTTCAAAATTAATTGAAGTTGGACACACAGTTATGATGGGTTCAAGAACAGTAGACAATGAAAAGGCCAAAGCTTTTGTTGCCAAACACAATGGCAAAGCAACTGCCGGAACCTTTGCTGATGCGGCAGCATTCGGAGAAATAATTTTTAATTGCACCGCAGGTGTTGGTTCAATTGAGGCATTAAAATTGGCAGGTGATAAAAACCTAAATGGAAAAATAATTGTTGACATTGCCAATCCACTCGATTTTTCAAAAGGAATGCCCCCTTCACTAGCAATTTGCAATACCAATTCCCTGGGTGAAGAAATTCAAAAGGAATTTCCTCAAACGAAAGTAGTAAAAGCACTCAACACGATGTGGTGTGGTTTAATGGTAAATCCTGCAATGATAAACGGAGGCGATCACAGCACTTTTGTAAGTGGCAATGATGCAGGATCAAAAGAAGAAGTAAAAAAGATTTTGAAATCGTTTGGGTGGGCTGAAAAAAATATTCTTGACCTTGGCGACATCACAAAATCAAGAGGAACGGAAATGTATCTCCCGCTATGGTTAAGTATCTATGGTGCTACTAATAACGGAGCTTTTAACATCAAAATAGTAAGTTAA
- a CDS encoding helix-turn-helix transcriptional regulator has protein sequence MEGRDDIIPNYKDINDFLSSIPSNYKTKNPNFFCLRLKENEGSISNYKPPFRKDFYFIALVSNAGKTKITYDNTNVTKLNSFLVFQSPGLLYSFYRDNSANGYLIYFKKECFSFFKPDFEKEFPFFNILHTNFFKLNEAKFQEFAPHFEEVFSAYENTNDNQHKVASIKLLALLYQLKEFTNAFKQWEEGFTTPQQILLQKFIQLVNNFYIEKRTIEDYAALLNVTPNHLSQSVKSASDKNALSYINDRLLSEAKSLIQFTDFDITEIAYQLNFSDPANFGKFFKKHTDQTPLEYRKQPAK, from the coding sequence ATGGAAGGCAGAGACGATATCATTCCCAATTACAAAGACATCAATGATTTTCTTAGTTCTATTCCTTCAAATTACAAGACAAAAAACCCAAATTTCTTTTGCCTAAGACTAAAAGAGAACGAAGGCTCAATCAGCAATTACAAACCGCCCTTTCGTAAAGACTTTTATTTCATTGCCTTAGTTTCAAATGCGGGCAAAACAAAAATAACTTATGACAACACGAATGTTACCAAACTTAATTCTTTCCTTGTCTTTCAATCACCCGGACTGCTTTATAGTTTTTACAGAGACAATTCGGCAAACGGTTATTTGATTTATTTCAAAAAAGAATGTTTTTCATTTTTTAAACCCGACTTTGAAAAGGAGTTTCCATTCTTCAATATTCTGCATACCAATTTTTTTAAGCTGAATGAAGCGAAGTTTCAGGAGTTTGCTCCCCATTTTGAAGAAGTATTTTCCGCATACGAAAACACGAATGACAATCAACATAAAGTTGCTTCAATAAAACTTCTTGCTTTGTTGTATCAATTAAAAGAATTCACCAATGCTTTCAAGCAGTGGGAAGAAGGATTTACAACACCGCAACAAATTTTACTTCAAAAATTTATTCAATTAGTAAACAACTTCTACATCGAAAAAAGAACAATTGAGGATTATGCAGCCCTATTAAATGTAACACCTAATCATCTTTCTCAATCGGTTAAATCTGCATCTGACAAAAACGCCCTGAGTTATATCAATGACAGATTATTATCAGAAGCAAAATCATTAATTCAATTTACCGATTTCGATATTACCGAAATTGCTTACCAACTTAATTTTTCTGACCCCGCCAATTTCGGTAAATTCTTCAAGAAGCACACCGACCAGACACCGCTTGAATACAGGAAGCAGCCAGCAAAATAA